The following proteins come from a genomic window of Lentimicrobiaceae bacterium:
- a CDS encoding ABC transporter ATP-binding protein, with the protein MLHLENIEKEYEGFSLSGITLSVEPGEYFILLGESGAGKSLLLEIVAGLVHPDKGKIILNERDITNEKIQKRKVGLVFQDYAVFPHLSVKENIAYTLKTEGLPKQEICEKTGELAEMMGISQLLHRSPATLSGGELQRVALARTLALRPDILLLDEPLSSLDVQLRSELRSLLRKLNRNGQTIMHVTHDYEEAISLGNRLAVMDKGQILQTGTPEEVFHHPKTDFIARFAGIKNFFPAVAVRNEEKNTCLATLSNNITIEMGDNGVSGEGFVMIPAEDIVLMLHEAESSARNNLPGTILELIPTMRGIEVLVDTQGIVFAVLITRESVEQLHLDTGMQCTISFKAMAVRFIS; encoded by the coding sequence ATGCTACACCTGGAAAACATAGAAAAAGAGTATGAAGGCTTTTCGCTTTCGGGAATAACCTTATCGGTGGAGCCGGGTGAGTATTTTATACTGCTTGGGGAGTCGGGGGCGGGAAAATCGTTGCTGCTTGAGATTGTTGCCGGGCTGGTTCATCCGGATAAAGGCAAGATTATCCTGAACGAAAGGGATATCACCAACGAGAAGATACAAAAACGCAAAGTCGGGCTGGTGTTTCAGGATTATGCCGTGTTTCCGCACCTTTCGGTAAAAGAAAATATAGCCTACACGTTAAAAACGGAAGGACTACCTAAGCAGGAAATCTGCGAAAAGACCGGGGAATTGGCGGAGATGATGGGCATTTCGCAACTGTTGCACCGCAGTCCTGCCACGTTATCGGGTGGCGAACTGCAACGGGTGGCGCTGGCGCGAACCCTTGCCTTGCGTCCCGACATCCTTTTATTAGACGAACCGCTTTCGTCCCTCGATGTTCAGTTGCGCTCGGAACTGCGTAGCCTTTTGCGTAAGCTTAACCGCAACGGACAAACGATCATGCACGTTACCCACGACTATGAGGAAGCCATTTCGCTGGGAAACCGGCTGGCGGTGATGGATAAAGGACAGATACTGCAAACAGGAACTCCTGAAGAGGTGTTCCATCATCCCAAGACGGATTTTATTGCCCGCTTTGCCGGGATAAAGAATTTCTTCCCTGCTGTTGCCGTAAGGAATGAAGAGAAGAATACCTGTCTTGCTACGTTATCGAATAACATCACCATTGAAATGGGCGATAACGGCGTGTCGGGCGAAGGTTTTGTGATGATACCCGCCGAAGACATCGTGCTGATGCTACATGAGGCGGAAAGCAGCGCCAGGAACAACCTGCCCGGAACCATCCTCGAACTCATACCCACCATGCGCGGCATAGAAGTGCTGGTGGATACCCAAGGCATAGTGTTTGCCGTGCTCATCACCCGTGAATCGGTGGAACAGCTTCACTTAGATACCGGGATGCAATGCACCATTAGCTTTAAGGCAATGGCGGTGAGGTTTATTAGTTAG
- a CDS encoding asparagine synthetase B: MKKIFFLLLLWTTGMQCPAAYLLIPMDNTQKNHLKAYGIAYWIIKHDAEVSWLLNYRGGSFMCTYIKEVEAECSIRGVSCQVIADVQASAILQEIADPQANMDEVKLVKVPKIAVYSPKNKLPWDDAVTLALTYAEIPYDVIYDEEVINGVLPLYDWLHMHHEDFTGQYGKFWQAFKNAAWYREDVRLSEENAHKLSFQKVSQCKLAVVQKIREFVMGGGYLFSMCSAPDSYDVALSANGIDICDVMFDGDPADPAAQQKLNFADCFAFTGFHLITSPNVYEISDIDVSDTRRVSKDDDFFTLFEFSAKWDPVPTMLCQDHEQIIHGFMGQTTAFNKKFVKPEVLVMAENKAAGEARYIHGELGKGTWTYLGGHDPEDYQHMVGDPPTDLNLHPNSPGYRLILNNVLFPAAKKKKQKT, from the coding sequence ATGAAAAAAATCTTTTTCCTGCTGTTGCTATGGACGACGGGTATGCAATGTCCGGCTGCCTATCTGTTGATTCCTATGGATAATACACAAAAAAATCACCTGAAAGCCTACGGAATAGCCTATTGGATTATAAAACATGATGCCGAAGTAAGCTGGCTTCTCAACTATCGCGGAGGGAGTTTTATGTGTACTTACATCAAGGAAGTGGAAGCTGAATGCAGCATCCGCGGGGTAAGCTGCCAGGTAATAGCCGATGTACAGGCATCTGCTATCTTACAGGAAATTGCCGACCCCCAGGCAAATATGGATGAGGTAAAATTGGTGAAAGTGCCCAAAATTGCCGTGTATTCTCCAAAGAATAAACTCCCCTGGGATGATGCCGTAACCCTTGCGCTTACTTATGCCGAAATACCTTACGATGTTATTTACGACGAAGAAGTGATTAATGGTGTCTTACCCCTCTATGACTGGCTACATATGCACCACGAAGATTTTACAGGGCAGTATGGAAAATTCTGGCAGGCATTTAAAAATGCCGCATGGTATCGAGAAGATGTCAGATTATCGGAAGAAAATGCACACAAATTAAGTTTTCAGAAAGTATCGCAATGTAAGTTAGCAGTTGTCCAAAAAATCAGAGAATTTGTAATGGGTGGCGGTTACCTTTTTTCGATGTGTTCTGCACCCGACAGCTATGATGTTGCACTTTCTGCCAATGGCATAGATATTTGTGATGTAATGTTCGATGGCGACCCCGCCGATCCCGCCGCACAGCAAAAACTCAATTTTGCAGATTGTTTTGCTTTTACCGGATTTCATCTGATAACCAGTCCCAATGTTTACGAAATATCAGATATAGATGTTTCCGATACCCGACGGGTAAGCAAAGATGACGATTTTTTTACTCTATTCGAGTTTTCTGCCAAATGGGACCCTGTTCCCACCATGCTTTGTCAGGATCATGAACAGATAATCCACGGATTTATGGGGCAAACAACCGCTTTTAATAAAAAATTTGTCAAACCCGAAGTGCTTGTAATGGCAGAGAACAAAGCAGCAGGCGAAGCACGCTATATTCACGGAGAACTGGGAAAAGGAACCTGGACTTACCTCGGGGGACACGACCCGGAAGATTACCAGCACATGGTAGGCGACCCCCCTACCGACCTGAACCTGCATCCCAATTCACCGGGCTACCGGCTGATATTAAACAATGTTTTATTTCCTGCAGCGAAAAAGAAAAAACAGAAAACCTGA
- a CDS encoding cache domain-containing protein — protein sequence MYFFKNNRDRQISKILFINNILISFFLTIIIGYFWTKQQQKQFAADSKKVRNDYINFQKHIIKNETEKVVDYIQYNKKITIQKLRISLYEKVNEAYTLADRIYQQYKGIKSDAEIKEMIKNSMEGLFSNRKYRHFYIYTLNGVQVMNSSQPQFNGKNQIHFIDNSNNKVIQNELDFLQKHSEGSIDYQLSPNKINWETPISKIAYVKKFAPFAWYIGTREYLTDYKKEVQNDILNRIKSIRFNNNGYVFVNTVNGFSLIKGGERNVPPINILQQSDSNWINIFNQQLQQAKNKEGGYIVYNWKEKGYTHYSKKITFIKSVPEWNWIIGAGVNLDALEKNITLQKKDIEAKIQINIFKIIGILFISLIISFILARGLSQRIKNNFNAFNLFFEKAAKDFTMISIKDLHFREFKNLAASANQMIEERAKINEELMQKHQLLTEAKEKAEDADKLKTAFLANMSHEIRTPMNAIIGFSSLLAEPDLTKEDRLSYIDKINKSGESLMNLINDIIDTAKIESGQLKIHKSDCAINELMLELKHLYSELIYNENKNIELIISVQEGLENCILFTDALRLKQVFINLINNALKFTHDGYIELGYNKISDTLLQFYVKDTGIGIENEHLKIIFDRFRQIDGSHTRKFGGNGLGLSISRNIIELLGGKIWVTSIPGLGSTFFFTHPL from the coding sequence ATGTATTTTTTTAAAAATAACAGAGATAGACAAATTTCTAAAATATTATTTATAAATAATATTTTAATTTCATTTTTTCTTACCATTATTATAGGTTATTTTTGGACAAAACAACAACAGAAACAATTTGCTGCCGATTCAAAAAAAGTCAGAAATGATTATATAAATTTCCAAAAACATATTATTAAAAATGAAACGGAAAAAGTTGTTGATTATATTCAGTATAACAAAAAGATAACCATTCAGAAACTTAGAATTTCTCTTTATGAAAAAGTAAATGAAGCCTATACTTTGGCTGATAGAATTTATCAACAATACAAAGGCATTAAATCTGATGCAGAAATAAAAGAAATGATAAAGAATTCCATGGAAGGTTTATTTTCTAATAGAAAATACAGACATTTTTATATTTATACCCTTAATGGGGTTCAGGTAATGAACTCTTCCCAACCACAGTTTAACGGTAAAAACCAAATCCATTTCATAGATAATTCAAATAATAAAGTTATTCAAAACGAATTAGATTTTTTGCAGAAGCATTCTGAAGGGAGTATTGATTATCAATTAAGCCCGAATAAAATCAACTGGGAAACCCCTATATCGAAAATTGCCTATGTAAAAAAATTCGCACCCTTCGCATGGTATATTGGTACCAGGGAATACCTGACCGATTATAAAAAAGAGGTACAGAATGATATTTTAAACAGAATCAAATCTATTCGCTTCAATAACAACGGGTATGTTTTCGTGAATACAGTAAATGGCTTCTCTTTAATTAAAGGAGGAGAACGTAATGTTCCTCCTATAAATATTTTGCAACAGTCTGACAGCAACTGGATAAACATTTTTAATCAGCAGTTACAACAGGCAAAAAACAAAGAAGGCGGATACATTGTTTACAACTGGAAAGAAAAAGGATATACCCATTATTCAAAAAAAATTACTTTCATCAAATCTGTCCCCGAATGGAATTGGATTATCGGTGCTGGAGTAAATCTTGATGCTCTTGAGAAAAATATCACTTTACAAAAAAAAGATATTGAAGCAAAAATACAAATTAATATCTTTAAAATTATTGGAATATTATTTATTTCGCTGATAATAAGTTTTATTTTAGCAAGAGGGCTTTCCCAACGCATCAAAAATAATTTTAATGCGTTCAACCTTTTTTTCGAAAAAGCCGCAAAGGATTTTACTATGATTTCTATTAAAGATTTGCATTTCCGTGAATTTAAAAATCTGGCTGCTTCCGCAAACCAAATGATAGAAGAAAGAGCAAAAATTAATGAAGAACTTATGCAGAAGCACCAACTTTTGACAGAAGCGAAAGAAAAAGCCGAAGATGCTGACAAGCTGAAAACAGCTTTTCTGGCAAATATGAGCCATGAAATACGTACTCCTATGAATGCCATCATTGGATTTTCTTCACTTCTGGCTGAACCGGATTTAACTAAGGAAGATAGATTAAGCTATATTGACAAAATTAATAAATCGGGTGAATCATTGATGAACCTCATCAATGATATTATTGATACTGCCAAAATTGAATCTGGACAATTAAAAATTCACAAATCGGATTGTGCTATAAACGAATTAATGTTAGAATTAAAACATCTTTATTCTGAATTGATTTACAATGAGAATAAAAATATTGAATTAATCATTTCCGTTCAGGAAGGCTTAGAAAACTGTATTCTTTTTACAGATGCATTACGCTTAAAACAAGTTTTTATCAACCTGATAAATAATGCCTTAAAATTTACACATGATGGATACATCGAATTAGGTTATAATAAAATAAGCGACACCCTGCTGCAATTTTATGTGAAAGATACCGGTATAGGGATTGAAAACGAACATCTTAAAATTATTTTTGATCGGTTTAGGCAAATAGATGGTAGCCATACTCGGAAATTTGGAGGTAATGGATTAGGATTATCCATAAGTAGAAATATTATTGAGTTACTCGGCGGAAAAATCTGGGTTACTTCCATACCCGGTTTAGGCTCTACTTTCTTTTTTACACATCCTCTATAA
- a CDS encoding dihydrofolate reductase translates to MLSVIVAIAQNYAIGKNNQLLWHLSADLKYFKKLTSGKTVIMGKKTYESLPVQPLPNRRSIIISDNPDDCFGGCIMASSIEDAVSKCNLQEESFIIGGGSIYHQFMPLADRLYITWVYKDFDADTFFPEIREEKWQLKEKGAVQIDDATGLHFSFCIYERKRESPVN, encoded by the coding sequence ATGCTTTCAGTTATTGTAGCCATTGCTCAGAATTATGCCATAGGAAAAAACAACCAGCTTCTCTGGCATCTTTCGGCAGATTTAAAATATTTTAAAAAACTTACTTCCGGAAAAACTGTCATCATGGGGAAGAAAACCTATGAGTCGCTGCCTGTACAACCTTTACCTAACCGCAGAAGTATTATTATTTCCGACAATCCTGACGATTGTTTCGGGGGCTGTATTATGGCAAGCTCCATTGAAGATGCTGTAAGTAAATGCAACCTGCAGGAAGAAAGTTTTATCATTGGGGGAGGAAGTATCTACCACCAGTTTATGCCACTGGCTGACCGTTTATACATTACATGGGTTTATAAAGATTTTGATGCAGACACTTTTTTCCCGGAAATCAGGGAAGAAAAATGGCAACTGAAAGAAAAAGGGGCAGTGCAAATAGACGATGCCACAGGGTTGCATTTCAGCTTTTGTATTTACGAAAGAAAACGGGAGAGTCCTGTTAACTAA
- a CDS encoding thymidylate synthase, with translation MKQYLDLLSHVLENGIYKSDRTGTGTRSVFGYQMRFNLQEGFPVLTTKKLHLRSIIYELLWFLKGETNVKYLNDNKVTIWDEWADAQGELGPVYGYQWRSWHAVDGRVIDQIEQVLHSIKTNPDSRRHIVNAWNVGEIDRMALPPCHLLFQFYVADGKLSCQLYQRSCDIFLGVPFNIASYALLTLMVAKVCGLQPGDFIHTLGDAHIYMNHIEQVKQQLSRTPYPLPAMHLNPEVHSLFDFSYEDFTLENYQCHPHIKGAIAV, from the coding sequence ATGAAACAATATCTTGATTTACTTTCGCACGTACTTGAAAACGGCATTTACAAAAGTGATCGTACAGGTACGGGTACACGCAGCGTATTCGGATACCAAATGCGATTTAATCTTCAGGAGGGATTTCCCGTGCTGACGACAAAAAAACTGCATCTGCGCTCAATTATTTATGAACTGCTCTGGTTTTTGAAAGGGGAAACCAATGTAAAATACCTTAATGACAATAAAGTTACTATCTGGGACGAATGGGCGGATGCACAGGGCGAACTTGGACCTGTGTATGGATACCAGTGGCGTTCATGGCATGCCGTAGACGGACGAGTAATAGATCAGATAGAACAGGTATTACACTCTATAAAAACAAATCCTGATTCGAGGCGACACATAGTAAACGCCTGGAATGTTGGTGAAATTGATAGAATGGCTTTGCCTCCCTGTCATCTTCTTTTTCAGTTTTATGTTGCAGATGGGAAATTATCCTGTCAGTTGTACCAGCGAAGCTGTGATATTTTTTTGGGTGTGCCTTTTAATATAGCATCGTATGCATTACTTACCCTGATGGTAGCAAAAGTTTGCGGTTTACAGCCCGGCGACTTTATACATACCCTCGGCGATGCCCATATTTACATGAACCATATTGAGCAGGTGAAACAGCAGCTTTCACGCACACCCTATCCCTTACCGGCTATGCACCTAAATCCGGAAGTACACTCTCTTTTCGATTTTAGTTATGAAGATTTTACCCTCGAAAATTACCAGTGTCATCCGCATATTAAAGGGGCAATAGCAGTGTGA
- a CDS encoding DUF151 domain-containing protein — MEKIKLEIKGMSYSQSQQGAYALILGEVNGNRRLPIIIGGFEAQAIAIELEKMKPTRPLTHDLFKNFATIFNIVINEVIINKFYEGVFFARLVCFDGKRTIEIDSRTSDAVALAIRFNCPIYTYEKILTEAGIVIEEEAQQGKTEKDEGEADNGFIEHTLEELEKLLKTSIENEEYEKASLIRDEINKRRNQ, encoded by the coding sequence ATGGAAAAGATAAAACTGGAAATAAAAGGGATGTCGTACAGCCAAAGTCAGCAGGGTGCTTATGCACTTATACTTGGCGAGGTTAACGGCAACAGGCGTCTCCCGATAATTATCGGGGGGTTTGAAGCACAGGCAATAGCCATTGAACTGGAAAAAATGAAGCCCACGCGTCCTTTAACCCACGATCTTTTTAAAAATTTTGCAACAATCTTTAACATTGTTATCAACGAAGTTATAATCAACAAGTTTTATGAAGGAGTATTTTTCGCCCGGCTCGTCTGTTTCGACGGAAAGCGTACCATTGAAATTGATTCGCGCACCTCTGATGCAGTAGCCTTAGCTATCCGCTTCAACTGCCCGATATATACTTACGAAAAAATACTGACAGAAGCCGGAATCGTAATAGAAGAAGAAGCACAGCAGGGCAAAACCGAAAAAGATGAAGGAGAAGCCGATAACGGTTTTATAGAACATACCCTCGAAGAACTGGAAAAACTTTTAAAAACCAGTATAGAAAATGAGGAATACGAAAAAGCGTCTTTGATAAGAGATGAAATAAACAAACGAAGGAATCAATAA
- a CDS encoding ABC transporter permease: MRIYRKDTMHWVFMLLGGMVLLFVLAPLAGMFLATPLQDVVETTRDKEVTDSIFLTLWTSMLATVVFALGAIPLAYLLARRNFPMKRLVSGIVDLPIVIPHSAAGIAILGFVSRSSPLGKLASVAGLDFVGHPLGIAVAMAFVSLPFLLNAARDGFAAVPERLEKAALTLGASPLRVFFTISLPLAWRSIISGLIMMFARGMSEFGAVVIIAYHPMVTSVLIFERFGAFGLKYARPVSVIFIMVSLVFFILLRSLAKEKKN; this comes from the coding sequence GTGAGGATATACAGAAAAGATACGATGCATTGGGTTTTTATGCTCCTTGGCGGGATGGTGTTGCTTTTTGTCCTTGCGCCTTTGGCAGGGATGTTCCTGGCAACGCCTTTGCAGGATGTGGTGGAAACTACCCGCGACAAGGAGGTTACCGATAGTATTTTCCTTACCTTATGGACTTCCATGCTGGCGACGGTGGTATTTGCCCTGGGAGCTATTCCCCTGGCTTATCTGCTTGCCCGCAGGAATTTTCCCATGAAGCGGCTGGTCTCCGGCATAGTGGATTTACCCATTGTGATTCCTCATTCGGCTGCCGGTATTGCTATCCTGGGATTTGTTTCGAGGAGTTCACCATTGGGAAAACTTGCTTCGGTGGCAGGACTCGATTTCGTCGGACATCCGCTGGGGATAGCCGTTGCTATGGCTTTTGTTAGTCTTCCGTTTCTGCTCAATGCGGCCCGCGACGGTTTTGCTGCCGTTCCCGAACGTCTGGAAAAGGCAGCCCTTACCCTGGGAGCTTCCCCGTTAAGGGTATTTTTCACCATCTCCCTGCCACTGGCATGGCGAAGCATCATTTCCGGACTGATCATGATGTTTGCAAGGGGAATGAGCGAATTTGGCGCCGTGGTAATCATTGCCTATCATCCGATGGTTACTTCCGTACTTATTTTTGAACGTTTTGGCGCTTTCGGACTGAAATATGCCCGGCCGGTATCGGTAATTTTTATAATGGTATCACTGGTGTTTTTTATCCTTTTGAGAAGCCTGGCGAAGGAGAAAAAGAATTAG
- the dnaB gene encoding replicative DNA helicase gives MNSFKGNTTPSVGNPAESKARKTRNTIFVPTNYEHGKVPPQAIDLEEAVLGAIMLEKDALTTVIDILKPEIFYKEAHQEIFSAIQQLFSSAQPIDILTVTNELNSLGNLDLVGGPFYITQLTGRIASAANIEYHARIVLQKFIQRELIGISTEIVKDAFEDTTDVFELLDRAERNLFSVSENNLRRNYDTMHNLIREAVKKIEAARNQEGHLSGVPSGFSELDRITAGWQPSDLIIIAARPGMGKTALVLSMARNIAVEYKRPVAVFSLEMSSIQLVTRLISSETLISSEKLRKGMLENYEWEYLNQKIGTLIDAPLFIDDTPALTIFELRAKCRRLKSQHDIKMIIIDYLQLMSASLDGKGNREQEISTISRSLKALAKELDVPVIALSQLSREVEKRQSSSKKPILSDLRESGAIEQDADVVVFIYRPDYYKLSEEDEKDAAEIIIAKHRNGPLKEIKLRFISNFAKFEDYSSGSVQPLQDVYPNTEFGNGITTIQRSSKMNDEPPF, from the coding sequence ATGAATTCATTTAAAGGAAACACAACTCCATCTGTAGGAAACCCTGCTGAAAGCAAAGCGCGTAAGACCCGCAATACCATATTTGTACCTACCAATTATGAGCATGGTAAGGTTCCGCCGCAAGCCATTGACCTCGAAGAAGCGGTGCTGGGTGCCATCATGCTCGAAAAAGATGCGTTAACCACAGTTATTGATATTCTTAAACCGGAAATTTTTTATAAAGAAGCACACCAGGAAATTTTTTCTGCCATACAACAACTATTTTCAAGTGCACAGCCAATTGACATTTTGACTGTAACCAACGAATTAAATTCGCTGGGGAATCTCGATCTGGTGGGCGGACCTTTTTATATCACTCAACTTACAGGCAGAATTGCATCGGCTGCTAACATTGAATACCATGCCCGTATTGTTCTGCAAAAGTTCATTCAACGGGAGTTGATAGGAATTTCAACCGAAATAGTAAAAGACGCCTTTGAAGATACTACCGATGTATTTGAATTACTCGACCGAGCTGAGCGCAACCTGTTTTCGGTGAGCGAGAACAACCTTAGGCGTAATTACGATACCATGCACAACCTGATACGTGAAGCTGTAAAGAAAATTGAAGCTGCACGCAATCAGGAAGGTCATTTAAGCGGTGTTCCCTCCGGTTTTTCAGAACTCGACCGTATAACTGCCGGCTGGCAACCTTCTGATTTGATAATAATCGCTGCCCGCCCGGGTATGGGAAAAACGGCTTTAGTTCTTTCAATGGCAAGGAATATAGCCGTGGAATACAAACGTCCTGTAGCCGTATTTTCACTTGAAATGTCATCTATACAATTGGTAACCCGCCTAATTTCAAGCGAAACACTGATTTCGTCAGAAAAACTCCGTAAAGGAATGCTCGAAAATTATGAATGGGAATATCTCAACCAAAAAATAGGCACACTGATAGACGCACCTCTGTTTATTGACGATACGCCCGCCCTGACCATTTTTGAACTTAGGGCAAAATGCAGGAGGCTGAAATCGCAGCACGACATAAAAATGATCATAATTGATTACCTGCAACTGATGTCAGCATCTTTGGATGGAAAAGGCAACCGCGAGCAGGAAATCAGCACCATCTCCCGTTCGCTCAAAGCGCTTGCCAAGGAGTTGGATGTACCGGTAATCGCCCTGTCGCAATTGAGCCGTGAAGTAGAAAAAAGGCAATCCAGTTCAAAAAAACCCATCCTGAGTGATTTACGCGAATCTGGTGCTATTGAACAGGATGCCGACGTAGTTGTTTTTATCTACCGCCCCGATTATTATAAACTGAGCGAAGAAGATGAAAAAGATGCCGCTGAAATCATCATTGCTAAGCACAGAAATGGTCCTCTTAAAGAAATTAAACTCCGGTTTATTTCCAATTTTGCTAAATTTGAGGATTATTCCTCCGGTTCAGTGCAGCCGTTGCAGGATGTTTATCCCAATACAGAATTTGGAAATGGAATAACCACCATTCAGCGATCCTCGAAAATGAATGACGAACCTCCATTCTGA
- a CDS encoding nucleoside permease — MRILKYRLIIMNFLQFFIWGSWLLTIGAYWFQNKQWSGTEFGAIFSTMGIASLFMPAIAGILADRWINAERLYGIFHIIAAAILFCVPFVNDPSTMFWVMLVNMIFYMPTISLSITVAYTAMKNKNMNIITEYPPVRVWGTIGFIVALWIISLSGFETTSAQFYVASVASLLLGIYAFTMPKCPPLAHGHKKSFVSALGLNAFSLFKDVKMAMFFIFAMLLGASLQLTNAYGDTFLHDFAKIPEYKDLIAVKFPAIIMSISQISETLFILTIPFFLRKFGIKKVMLFSMVAWVLRFGLFAYGDPAEGLWMIILSCIIYGMAFDFFNISGSLFVETQSDPSIRASSQGLFMMMTNGFGAFLGSRISGIAIDTYFTNSKGLQWHGIWMAFAIYSLVVAVLFAILFKHKHDPAALASVQH, encoded by the coding sequence ATGAGAATCTTGAAGTACAGATTGATAATAATGAATTTTCTCCAATTTTTTATCTGGGGTAGCTGGCTGCTTACGATAGGGGCTTACTGGTTTCAAAACAAGCAATGGTCGGGGACCGAATTCGGGGCTATTTTTTCCACCATGGGGATTGCCTCCCTGTTTATGCCCGCCATAGCCGGTATTCTTGCCGACCGTTGGATAAATGCCGAACGCTTATACGGAATCTTCCACATCATAGCTGCAGCCATCCTGTTCTGCGTACCTTTTGTCAATGATCCGTCCACCATGTTTTGGGTAATGCTTGTAAACATGATTTTTTACATGCCTACCATTTCACTTTCTATTACAGTAGCTTATACTGCAATGAAAAATAAAAATATGAATATTATTACCGAATACCCTCCAGTACGTGTATGGGGAACTATCGGTTTTATAGTCGCACTGTGGATAATCAGCCTGTCTGGTTTTGAAACTACTTCTGCACAGTTTTATGTAGCGTCTGTTGCTTCTTTGTTATTAGGAATATATGCTTTTACCATGCCGAAATGCCCTCCGCTGGCACACGGACACAAAAAGTCTTTTGTAAGTGCTTTAGGATTAAATGCCTTTTCGTTGTTTAAAGATGTGAAAATGGCAATGTTTTTCATTTTTGCCATGTTACTGGGTGCTTCGCTACAATTAACCAATGCTTATGGCGATACTTTTTTGCACGATTTTGCCAAAATTCCGGAATACAAAGATTTGATAGCCGTGAAATTTCCGGCAATTATTATGTCTATTTCCCAAATATCCGAAACGCTTTTCATTCTTACCATCCCGTTTTTCCTTCGCAAGTTTGGCATCAAAAAAGTGATGTTATTCAGTATGGTAGCCTGGGTTCTTCGGTTCGGATTGTTTGCTTACGGCGATCCTGCCGAAGGCCTTTGGATGATAATACTATCGTGTATTATTTACGGTATGGCATTCGATTTTTTCAATATCTCGGGATCTTTGTTTGTGGAAACGCAAAGCGACCCAAGCATACGAGCCAGTTCACAGGGACTTTTTATGATGATGACCAATGGCTTTGGCGCCTTTTTGGGAAGCCGTATCAGCGGGATTGCGATAGATACCTATTTTACCAATTCTAAAGGATTACAATGGCATGGTATCTGGATGGCTTTTGCCATCTACTCGCTTGTAGTTGCTGTGTTGTTTGCTATTTTATTCAAACACAAACACGATCCTGCGGCGCTTGCATCGGTTCAACATTAA